The nucleotide window TATATTTTTGACCAGTGCTTTTGTTATGCTGGCCCTTTCTTATTTGATactgtaatttttaaaataaattaataatatcagaATCATGgaagtttattaatttatcaaataaccTTACAAGAAAAGTCGatgtaaaataacttaaaacataatttaatccaaaataaaataatatacagATCAGGAATGGTGAAAACgataaaattcattaattttattacaactgtaaaatataatatataaaacataaccTAAATACATTAACTATGATTTTATGACATTAATACAactttttgattatatatgtttttagaatttattttattttatcatcgaTATATTGAATCTGtctaatttaaaacaaaataagtttattaatttattgaatattcatttataaagtttttttgttatttaaaggAGATGGAACAACGGTGATGCACCCTTCTTAATATGTGTAAttgcatcttcttctctttgaaaaagaaatgaaataaaCGGCAGGGCATATGGTGTGTTAGTAGTACGACTGACCTTCCTGCTGCAATGTAGACCTGAGCTCCGACCATTAAGATGTAAGAAGTAATGGAAAGACCGAAAATCTTTATGAAACAATCGATGTCTAAGCGTTTTGTTGCTTTCTGGTACACATCATTCGCTTCTTCTTGTCGCTGAAGATGCAATAATGCCTCAGTTTGGAGTGCATAGACCTTCAGGTTTACAATCATCGGTTTAATTAAAGCTAATACAGCTTTTGGCTCATTGTTAATACAGAAACATTCGATATGAAATGAACAAGAAAGAAAGCTAACCCGAGGAGAAGAATCTGCTCCATATGATATAACAAAACAAGTCTCCTTCAATACAACATTCCATTCCTTTGATCTCCTAGCTTCCTCGCACCTCTTTAAGCATTTTATAACATCTTCAACTTGTTCTATATGTTTTGTCTCTGTGTATTTTCCAGCTTGGTTATAGTGAGACAACGCTTTTTCAACCTCACCCAATCTAGTTAAAAGAATACAATTTAGGGTATAAACAAGATAATAAATAATCGTAAATACAAGGACCAGGTAAGTAATAAAGCAAAAAGAACAGAGTGGAGAAGACTCTACCTGAGTTGGAGGGAAGCAAGTCTCTGATGAGCTCTCTCATAACTAGGGTTAAGCCTTAAAGCTTCTTCGCATGCATCGGAAGCTTCTAAAAGACGACCAAGACTGATCAAAGCTGCAGATTTGTTAGACCAATACGTCGGCGTTTTAGGGTCAGCTAAGATAGCTCTCTCGTAAAATACAAGAGCTTCTCCAAACCTTCCACGACAATACTCTTCGTTTCCCATTCTCTTCAGAGTCTCCGGATCATGTCTGTAATTTACAGTTTTGCCCTCCCACCGACTTCTCGTCTGTGACACGTCAGGAGATTTAGCGGCGGGCTGTGGTTTCACGATGATGTTTCCCATCACGCCGTTAGGTGAAAACCTCTTGCTCTCTATTCTTGGTGAAGCCGAGGACAAAGATTTTCTGGCGGAATCTGATGATTTTCTGGCGGAATCTGATGATTTTCTTGCGTTACTTTCGTCCGGTTTGGTCTTCAGTGGATCTGGTCTCTTTGTCTGAGCCAAAGAATCGGTTGATTTTCTTGGAATGATTTTAGGGTTAGTAATGGTGGTTGACTTGGGAGGCAAGTAATCTTTTGCTTTGTGATCTTTCTCCGGTAAAGAGGGTTTCCGGCGGCGAGGGCTCCAACTCTGGAAAATGCAGCCAAGGAGACTCTCACAACCCAATCTCTGATCCGTGGAGATTTTCTTAGCTTTAGccattttaagaaaatattgaaATCTTTGAAGAAGGTAAAAAGAACTGTGAAGAGAGTTCGATGAAACAGAGGAGTAAGTTGAAGATGAAAGCtgtttaatgtatttatataagtCTAACACGAGAGTTACTATTGAGTTCTTTACAAGAAAccaactttatttttatttttggtttgtcTGCCTTTTGCTCTAACACAAAAAATCTtgcttttgttttctaaaatccaaaaataagattttaatttgattttatgggGTCGATTCTTTAAGACATTCGTTTCTGAAATAGTGATAGGAACACTGTATTGGACTGACCCCATGTTGATTGTTTATTGTCTTAATGGATAAAGACGAAAAATGCAATAGATTGTTCAAATGTATTTGGAGCCTAGTAAAAGATTAAAATAGCTTTTGTTATCATTATTTTGTCGACATTTGGGCTAATGATTAATACAATGAAAATTAAACCCTTTAGTTGGATAAAATGGATAAATGCAATAACAAGTGATTAACACTAAAGTCAAAATTATGTTATTGGTTGCCagataattttatagttttgttattgttatgttccaatttatattaatttatctcATATTTTGATCGTTGCAAAATAGaagatttatagtttttttattgTTCTGTTTCAATTTTCAGAAGTTGtgtcttcttatttttttattacctTCTTacttataataattatatttgttacaATTTTGAAGTCACATctatatattatcatttttatctaACTTATGGTAATGGCATTAGCCTGTATTACACTAACAAACTAATCAAAAAGTAAAGAACCAAAGGGTCAAAGTTTAATAGTGCTTTATAAAAGTAATTAGTGGAATAAATAAGTGTATTTTCTTAAACGCCAAAGTTTTCACAATAATATGGTGGGTGACTGATTCCACAATAATTATTCGATAACAACCACCAAACTGTATgccttctttttctttctattattattttttaatctcaaggttttgtttgttttaataacAACCAAATCCACTCAAAGGGATTGGTGAATGAAATTTGCTGAAAATCCGCTCAAACCGTTAAATATCATAAATGGGAGCTTCTTTTCAAAACAGCGACTTGTGCTAAGAAATATTATaaactaaatattataatttaggAGTGGTAAATGCTAATtcgttttgatatatatataagtacagttttaacatatattattgtGTTCGTGTGGAAGATAGAGTATACATTGTCGTTGTGTACGTTCGTGCGAGTCGGTGCCGGCTTTGTCGGGGACCTTCTGTCGCATTAGGCAGCTTTCTCTGTTTGTTGTATGTTTAATTTGGCTTTGACCActctttcttcatttttgtcCTTCCACTAACACGTATACCTCAAACTTTTTGTTACAGATTTGACTAACATCTCACAGTTAAGAGAAGCTAGAGCACAAATAGAGGCTTCGTCTATATATTTATGACTAGAAACTGGATCAGATTTAAATCATTGATAGATGTTTTCAGACAAGATATCGTATCAGCAAATTTGTATGCTGAGcgtatttttgtttaatttgctCTTCCAGTATATGAAATTTTGGAACAATGCATGGAATGAATGTGCTTTTGCTTGCCGACAACTATAAAAACTCGTGCTAAGAAGATTTCTACTTAAAAACGAAGAAGGATATAAAGCTATGAACAAAGTTATAATAAGCCAAAAATAAGCCACGTAAATAGATTCTCTCTTTTTCAAAACATTTCAACATAAATACCAAAAAAGTAGTCAAAAACTGACGAATGATAACTTATAAAAAGGGCTTATTGGCTGAGTAgccacgaaaaaaaaaaaagtcaagagAATGGACAAGATTTTGACATAATGTATTCCTTCGCTTTTTGCTTGCTTTTCTGCCGGTTATGTCCTTCTACATAAGAAGTTACCGGTTTCTAATCATGGAGAAAACAACGTGGTGATTTTATGTCCTTAATAATAATGACAGACCTTAGAAAGCGCATGGGTAAATCATATTCAAAGACAAAGGAATGAAAACATGGAAAGAAACGAATTGATGAAAAGCTTAAATGTGAAAGAAACAACGGTGTCTAACGGAGAATGCAAAAATGTAGTTCCATACCATATATGTTACATAGAATAGTATAAGTTCAAATATATGGGATACATTTCCATTTGACATGACTAACGTAGAATAGAACCCTGTTTGTAATGTAGTAATATAATCACGAACAAAGACAGTGGAGTATTTAGtggaataaatttataattgtgGGTTACACCTTTTCCGTTTTTAAGAGTAGAAGAAAGCCACAAGAATGTAGTTCCATACTACATATTTCAGATAGAATAATATAAGTTCAGCTATATAAGAGACATTTCCATTCTACATGACTACGTAGAATAGAACCACTTTTGTACTTTAGTAATATAATCACGAACAAAGATGGTGGAGTGGACGGTTGAGGAGAGGCAATGATGTATTTACTGCAATAAATTTACAATTGTGGATTACAGCTATTCCTTTTTTAAGACTAGGAGGAAGCCACGTAGAGAAGGTAGATTTACTGAAGATATTTTTACTGTGCATAGGTAAACAAGTGGTGGAACTTAGCAGAGATAATCTTAAATGTCTATTCAAAGCAAACCATAAATGGTGTATTCCATATAATAATCACTGTAAATCTATGTGAAGAAAATCTGAAGCAACAAAGTACTCAGAAGaaacaaagtgaagaaatttAAAGATTCACCGCTCTGAAAGATTCATAAGTCACTGACACACATAAAAGATGGGTTTTCGAACAAGATCATTCCTTCAAAGGTGAGCACTACGTTAACCTCTACAGCGGTATGAACATGTCTGATTTAGTCAAGGGAGTAAGAGAGGAGATAGATCCAACTTATGAAGGAGTGAATTTCAAACTATCTTATCAATATCCGGAATGGATCTCAGCTGACGATGGAGCTCTTGATATGCCCCAATACATAACAGAGGACACAGAAGTGGGGGTCTTCATCGAACTGAGACGATCAATAGAGGCAGTTAATTTACTTGTCTCAATAAGGAGTTCCAAGGCGCATGAGGAGGGGCCAGCTTCATATATAAATGCCAAAAGCGCTGAACATGACGGAGAGAGAGAAGATTGTGACATAGAAGATGATGAGTGGCATGAATTTGCGATGGCTAACAACACTGTGACCATTGCAGATATGACGGGCTATCCAGGGAAGAAGAATCTCGAAAGTGGCGATGCTATTCCACATGCAGTTAGTGGTATAGCATACTCAAGAACACCAGCTATTCCATTTCAAATAGGTGGAGTTGAAATACGAGAACCGGAGCATAATATTCGACAACGCATTCAACATGAGCCTGGTGTAGCGATGGAGAAGgggaagaaaaaaatgaagatcgAAACACCCTCAGACACAGACTCTGACTCTGATGATGATATGGTAGTGCCCGTCTTCAGAACTGCTGCTGATATATCGGGAAAAGGGAAGAGGCCTATATGGGAGCGTTTAATATATGGCATTCCAGGCATTCCAAACACATGTGAAGAAGATAATGATAGAAGAAGAACCACAGCAACCGGTCAATATAATGGAGCAGCTCAAGGACAAGATATGGTGAATGACCCACGTATTCCTGACTTGCTTGAAAGGGAGGAACCCCCCCAACGCACGGCACACCAAAGATCGGGTAGTGAGCTTAGATAAGTAACTGGAAAAGCTTAAATACCGAGATCTATATAATACGACATATTTTAACTCACCGTATTTCTTTGTAGGTGTGGAGTCAGAAATATCAGATGTCCATATTCAGAGAGGTGAGACATTTGTTGGGGGAGGCTCAAAAACCAATATGAATAGCACCACTTCTGCTTCTACCACACTGTTTGGGAAGGTAACAATTATCTCACTGTATCGAACTGATGAATTTTGCCTAAATATAGAAAGGCAAATAGCCTAATGTTAATGAGAAGTAGAATGTTTTCCTAACATTTGGGTATATTTGCTGCATGAGGGAATGGTAAGCAAAGGTGTTCCCATTAATAGGAACTAACTTCATTGTGGTACAAACTTGCAGAATTTCGGaacgtcatcatcatcaatccGGCCGTGCACACGTTGTGGACTTTACGGACACAACAAGGCATCTTGTCGCTTCCCAATGTAATAACCAAACAACTGTACCGGCAGCAGAAGGGAGGGTGAAGCAATATTTTGTGATATAAGCGGTAGCTATTCCAATATATGGAGTTGGTAGTTTTAAAAACATGGATGGGGAAGTGATGGATTTTGTTGGTAAATACACACATAACTGCAGAAATGCCATTTATGGGTGTATTTGTGATATAGCTACTAAGCGGTATATGACcatgtaataataaatattgTGTTTGTGGAACTGAAAACCCTGTGATCTTCTATTTTGGTTATATGAAATGGTGCCACTATTAGCTTCTCATAATATATGACCGTTATGATCTGAATTACCATTAACAGCGTCTATTATGTGAGAAGTTATATTCCGAATAGTATGTACAACGTCATCAACCTCTGAAAACTACTATTCCATTTACCATTTTTCATGTTAACTAGTACATAGCTGCATAGCATATCCTGTATATATTTAAGTAAGGTAATGGGAGATATGATACATGTATTTACATTCCTAATAAAGCATATGAAATTCAAAACTAATGGGGATGGCAATAAAAGAGTTGATAGTAATCAATAAACCCAAGATACGGAAATATGAACCCCAATACGTATGCAACCTAACCCAAATTTTTTGGGTATCATAATAGaacactaaacccaagttaAGGAAATATAAACCCCAATACATAAGTAACTcaagttagaaaaatataaacaaacaatTGATAATGAACACTAATAccaaattagaaaaatataaacactAATCAATAGACAACCCAAATTTTAGTGAAGTTAAATTATTGCAAATACCACATATATGAACACCAAACGTACAAACTTACACAACCCAATTACAATTTTAAACCGAGATGGAGTGGAAATAAAAACATTTCCATTTCATTTACCCTAAATGAAATAGAAATAGAGAATCACAAAAGTGATCTACTACAAGTGTTATCTACAAAGTTGACGTGTGTGATAGGTGAGGTGTCGGCGCATGCAATGGAGTAAATGGCTATTAGTTGTTTACAGATATTCCATTTGATAGAACAGGGGGAAGCCACGTTACTAATTGTAACTACCAAGATATTTTCACTGTATACATTCAAACAAGTGGTCTAAGTTAAAACATTTATCGATAAAAGGtgtatttcatttatttaaactCAACTACAATTTTAAATCGAGATGGAGTGGAAATAAACCAATTCCATTTCATTTACCCTAAATGAAATAGAAAAAAGAGAATCACAAAAGTGATCTACTACAAATGTTATCTAGAAGGTTGACGTGTGTGGTAGGTGAGGTGACGACGCATGCAATGGAGTAAATGGCTATTAGTTGTTTACAGTTATTCCATTTGAAAGAACAGGGAGAAGCCACGTTACTAATTGTAATTACCAAGATATTTTCACTGTGTACATTCAAACAAGTGGTGTAAGTTAAAACATTTTATCGATAAAAGGTGTATTCCATTTATTTACTACTGTAACTCCATCTGAACAattccaaaaaaagaagaaggtgaTGAAGCAAGGTAGTTAATGCTGGAAGGAGACAATCAGGTTAGTTGTCCTCAGAGTACTGTAATTAATGGTGTTTCAGATAAAACTTGTTTGTTGGAATAACATTATGTAGACAGTGTAATGGAATAGATATTGGGATATACTAATTATACTGTAACTTATTACTGCAGATGACGAGCCAAGATAGAGTTCTACTGATTATCGGTTCGTGGGTCCGTGACCAATACAAACGATGGGTTTTCGAACCGGACATATCTAACCAACTCCAGCACTATATCCGACTTCGTACCGGGATGACGTTCCGTGAGTTACTTACAGCCGTTAGGGAGCGACTACAAGTAACAACCAAAGGAGTGACGCTAAAACTATCCTATCAATACCCTGAGTGGGTCTCATTCGACGACCCTGAGTTGGGTCTGCCTGTATACATAACGGATGATATAGAAGTGCGGGGATTCATCGAGATGAGAAGAGCAATAGAGGAGGTTAATCTGTTTGTGTCCTTAGTTTGCCCCACCGGAGGACTACAGATCGCGCGCGAGACTGCCGATATGAACCCAACAATGGCAGCACGGGTGAATCCAACAATGGACGAATCATGGCACGACTTTGCCATATCGGAGACCCCACTGACCCTTCCACAAACAGAGGCGAATGCAAACAAACGTGTCATAGAAGTCCCTGATGATTCTATTTCACGGCAAGAAGGTGGTATGGATTACACGGGCCGTCGTGCTATTCCATTCACAACGGGTGGAATAGAAATCCGAGAGCCTACCCAGGCCATTCGTCTTAGAAGTCCACCTATTGCAGCTACGGACAAGGGGAAGAACAAAATGCGTAGTGAGGCATCCAGTGACACTGACTCAGATGATGATATGGTGGTCCCTGTTTTGCGAACGTCGGTTGATATAGGCGAAGGAGCGAACATGCCAGTGCGTAGACGTTTACTATTTGGGATTCCAGAACCAATAGAAGACCCTAATAATAGTTCAGCAAGTTCACAAGAAGGTGAACAGATGCCACCTGATGACGGAATACATTGGGGAAGATTTGATCAAGCTCTACACGACATGCTGAATGACCCAGAAAATCCGGCTCTGCTTGGTCGGGATGCCCCTCCGGTTTTTAACGCGCGCCTAGTATCAGGTGAGTTAAACTGTGGTTGCCCATGCAACTGTAAATAGTATGGAACATGGTTCCTAACTACACTATATGGAATAACTAACTCATAGCTTCACCTTGTACCAATATAGGTGTCGACTCCGCACTATCTGATGTTCACTACGAGGGAGATGAGATATTTGTTGGGCGAGTCTTCAAGTCTAAGGCGGACTGCAAAATAAAGCTGGCCATACATGCAATAAATCGGAAGTTCCATTTCAAGACCACCAGATCAAATACCTCGCTGCTTGTGATTCAGTGTGTTGGACAGTCATGTCCATGGCGCGTTTATGCAATGCTGTTAGATGGTACTGGTAACTTCCAAGTCCGACAAGCTAGTCTAACTCACACATGCACTGTTGACGAGCGTCGGAACTTTCACAAACTTGCGACAACACAAGTCATAGGAGAGATTCTACAGTCCCGCTTTGTAGGAATTAAGAAGGGCCCCAGTACTGCAGTAATAAGGAAAATACTGCTTGATGAATTCCATGTGAATGTATCATATTGGAAAGCTTGGCGCGCAAGGGAGCTAGCCATGGAACAGGCCATGGGAACAATGGCCGGGAGCTATTCACTGATTCCTGCATATCTGGCATTGTTGCAACGCTCAAACGAAGGCACCCTTTGCTTTATGGAGCAAAACGATGAACCAGAGGGGGGCACACGCTTTAAATACTGCTTCGTTGCTTATGGAGCGTCTGTAGCAGGGTACGCCTTCATGAGGAAAGTAGTCGTTGTTGACGGCACTTCAATGAAAGGGAAGTATGGCGGGTGCCTCTTATCCGCAGCCGCACAGGACGgaaatttccaaatatttccTCTTGCTTTTGCGGTTGTTGATAGCGAAAACGATAATGCGTGGGAATGGTTTTTCCAGAAGCTCAGCACATTTGTCAGTGACTGCCCGGAGCTTGTCTTTATCTCGGACAGACATGCTAGCATTTACACTGGTCTTCGTAAGGTAACAACTGCAAGGAAACCCAAAATATAAATCCATTATGTTATATTCTATGTAGTAAATGGTATAGTAATGTTTTCCGTAGGTGTACAAAGAAGCACACCATGCAGCGTGTGTGGTCCATCTATGGCGGAATATTCAAGTCCTCTATAAGACACCGAGACTTGGAAACCTAATGTCCGCTGCAGCTCGCGCCTTCACTATCACGGAATTTAACAGGCTGTTCCTACAGATACAGACAATTAACCCTGCATGTGCTGCATATCTAGTGGATATAGGTTTGTACTATTCCATTGACTAATACATGTAATGCTATGGCACGTAGTGATATATACATTGCCATTCCATTTTCGACCCCATTTGACCCGACTATCTTCGTCACAGGGTTTACGCACTGGACAAGAGCACACTTCAAAGGTCAAAGATACAATATCATGGACTCCAACATAGCTGAGTCATGGAATGGCGCCATTAAAGAAGCAAGAGAGTACCCACTGATCATGATGCTCGAGTACATACGTACAACGGTGATGGGTTGGTTGGCATTGCGTCGTGCAAAAGCAAACGACGAGAAGGGAACATTGACACCAAACGTGCGTAAACTTGTTGAAGAAAACTATGACCTCTCAACTGTCTTAGCTGTGCGTGATATAAGTGAACTAGAGTTCCAAGTGCAAGACCCTAGGGGAGAGTGTTTCACTGTTAACTTAGCCGTTGGGAGTTGTTCTTGTAGAGAGTATGACGAAATTGGAATCCCCTGTCCGCATGCTCTAGCAGCATCCTCGAAGGTTGGGTTTCCATCTGACGCAATGGTTGAACCAGCGTATCGGGTCCCAACATGGAGACAAGGATTTGCTGGAAAAATTTACCCAGTTCCTTCGGTTGGTGGGTCACAAGTAGGTTCTTCTACAACGGCCGAACTTCTTCCCCCTGCAGTCCGCAGACCATCTGGACGTCCTAGGAAGGTTCGCATAAAGTCTCGGGGAGAGTTCAAGGTAACAAAGTCCACACTAAATATCATCTTCATTTTTTAGGGACTGAAATAGGAATGTTAGTTTCGAATGTAAAGGCTAGCATAGGGAATGTGAAATAGTAACTTAATAATAACGTATGGAATAGTAACTAGACGTCGCTCAAAATAGAATGGAAAGTAACTAAATTCTTAAAATACCTTGCAGAAGTCAGGACAATCATCATCAAACAGGAGATGCGCACGTTGTGGCCGGACTGGACACAACAGGGCATCTTGCCGCAATCCTATATGAAAAAGTAAGCAAAAGGAGATGGCATCAGAAGGCACTAGAAGCAATATTTTGTGAAATGGGTAATATAAGAAGAAGCCATTGTCATCGAAGGACTTGGCATATTAAATAATCTTGAATGGGGAGATGTTTCTTTTGTAAACAAATACACAAATATATGCAGTCAGTGACATATATGGGTGTATTTGTGATGTACATATTATGTGATATATAACCCCCAGAGGCAAAAACAATATGCGTTGTTGTAATGAAGACCCGAATGCCTTCTCTTTTGTGTAAATAAATGATGCCAATCTTACctttaattaaatatgtttGCTATAGTCTAAGTAcgtagttactaagtcatacaAGGCAGTCGCATAGGAATGTATTTCTATAGAGGAACTACCTATTCCATACGACTAACTCTATGCGCA belongs to Brassica rapa cultivar Chiifu-401-42 chromosome A07, CAAS_Brap_v3.01, whole genome shotgun sequence and includes:
- the LOC103832238 gene encoding inactive TPR repeat-containing thioredoxin TTL3: MAKAKKISTDQRLGCESLLGCIFQSWSPRRRKPSLPEKDHKAKDYLPPKSTTITNPKIIPRKSTDSLAQTKRPDPLKTKPDESNARKSSDSARKSSDSARKSLSSASPRIESKRFSPNGVMGNIIVKPQPAAKSPDVSQTRSRWEGKTVNYRHDPETLKRMGNEEYCRGRFGEALVFYERAILADPKTPTYWSNKSAALISLGRLLEASDACEEALRLNPSYERAHQRLASLQLRLGEVEKALSHYNQAGKYTETKHIEQVEDVIKCLKRCEEARRSKEWNVVLKETCFVISYGADSSPRVYALQTEALLHLQRQEEANDVYQKATKRLDIDCFIKIFGLSITSYILMVGAQVYIAAGRFEDAVTASRQAARLDPSNVEVNAVARKARAVAAARLTGNLLFNASKFEAACVVYTEGLEKEPCNALLLCNRAASRFKLGLFEKAIEDSTLALNLQPSYRKARRRRADSYAKLEKWQHAIQDYELLMMETPEDEETRRVLADANVRFRKHIGGDVRFKEIGSDLVVLN
- the LOC103832293 gene encoding uncharacterized protein LOC103832293; its protein translation is MARSDIYIAIPFSTPFDPTIFVTGFTHWTRAHFKGQRYNIMDSNIAESWNGAIKEAREYPLIMMLEYIRTTVMGWLALRRAKANDEKGTLTPNVRKLVEENYDLSTVLAVRDISELEFQVQDPRGECFTVNLAVGSCSCREYDEIGIPCPHALAASSKVGFPSDAMVEPAYRVPTWRQGFAGKIYPVPSVGGSQVGSSTTAELLPPAVRRPSGRPRKVRIKSRGEFKKSGQSSSNRRCARCGRTGHNRASCRNPI